Within Homo sapiens chromosome 2, GRCh38.p14 Primary Assembly, the genomic segment TGATTAGGAAAGATGAAGTGCCCAGGAAACCactgtgtttcattttctttcagtttgtagGTGTAACTTACCTAGGAAATATAGTCTTAGGATTTGtgggttattttaaatttttaccccCCAAAAcgtgtttcttttccttctcattttcagCAACTATAAGACTATCATAGCAATGTCAATTTCATAGAGGCCGTGGATATCTATCGTCAAGTGCTTTAGAAAttctaagataaaatatttgagaattataTTACATAACATGGCCagtacttttttttatttctttttttgtcatgttCTTAGATTTCAAAGACAAAATCATATGGAAGCTCAGGAAACTcatgggaaataaataaataaataaatatcataccGCATggcttacttacttatttttggaCCCTGACTTTCTCATCCAGcttattgttttttctgttttctcatcagtcttcttttttcttgttgattacATAAGGCATTCATCATTTCATTGACAGCAAGCTGCAGTagatttaaatacaaaaaaaggagCTATAGGCTTTCTATCTCACCTCACTAAAGGGCTCAGTTTCCCTCAAATGCTGGCCTCCAACATACACCTCAACGTACCTCAGTTTGCCATATAGCccatttttccaaactttcacTCCTCCAAGGACCTCAATGCCTCCAGTTCCACCAGACACGCATTGCTCTAATATTCTAGCTCCTTgtgtgcccattttttaaatttgctcttCCTCTGGAACAACAGGCCATCCTGGTGCCTACATCATACacaatgcccttttttttttttttttttttttgcccagctCATTTGCTCTTGTGTAGCCATCAGACCCTTCCTCACCTCATCTCCTGTCCTGGGAGCACCTGCCCAGCTTGGCCCAGTTATTCAGTTTTGATTGAACTCCACAGGTGCTTTACAAGGCCAAGTACGGTCCAATGTGGATGTCCTACTTAGGGCCTCAGATGCACGTGAACCTGGCCAGTGCCCCGCTCTTGGAGCAAGTGATGCGGCAAGAGGGCAAGTACCCAGTACGGAACGACATGGAGCTATGGAAGGAGCACCGGGACCAGCACGACCTGACCTATGGGCCGTTCACCACGTGAGCTGGGGCCTGAAGGGACTGGAACAGGGCCCCAGAGGGCCAGGGCGAAAGACAGTGGGCACAGGGCAGGCAGGTGGATAACCGGCAGAATAGTACCCTCTGCATCCTCTGAGCCTGATGGTCTAGAGAGCAGTTGTTGGGAGGTGCTGAAGCCCAGGGACCATTCATTGGCTCTCCACtaataaatattaggttggtgcaaaagtcattgtggttttcaccatttaaaattatggcaaaaaccacacctgtaatcccagcactttgggaggctgaggtgggcggatcacttgagttcaggggttcgagatcagcttggccaacacggtgaaaccccgtctctactaaaaacacaaaaattagccaggtgtggtggtgggcacctgtaatcccagctacttgggaggctgaggcaggaggatcgtttgaacccaggaggtggaggttgcagtgagccgagatcatgccactgcactccagcctgggcaacagagtgagactccatctcaaaaaagaaaaaaaaaaaaactttttaacttGACATCTGCCACTGAGGGTAAGATTTAGGTTGCAGGTTTTCACTGGGCCAGGCCACCTATGACATGACAGCTCAGATTTAGAATCGGAGCTAAACATTATGTAGAGCCCTTTgtaatctatttacatttttttctctaaagccaGTTTCCTGAATAGATGATATCATATGCATGCATTTAAAAGCTCTTTTGTGAATCTTTGAGTCAGATGACTGGGGAAAAAAAGCTATTCTGCTAACTCATGATAAGTTTGGGGttctcaaatttttgttttaacatatatatttttaaaatatcattttatgaaGCATTGTTTCCTCCAAGTGATTTTTTAACAACCACGTTTAAGTTCTGTATATCCGATTCCTACTGTTGAGAGAGTTTTACTTTTGGAACAACGTGAAGTCCCAACAAATAGGTCTAttctggttttcatttctttttcagcaaCACTTTCAGTTTATCTTTTTGCAATTTTCCCTTAACATAATAAAGGCAGCTCCTGGGGTGGGGTGTTGAAggtcattaaagaaaaaatatatattaaaaaaaatttgactgggtgcggtggctcacgcctgtaatcccagcactttgggaggccaaggtgggcggatcatgaggtcaggagatcaagaccatcctggctaacacggtgaaaccccgactctactaaaaaaaaatacaaaaaattagctgggtgtggtggcatgcacctgtagtcccagctactcaggaggctgaggcaggagaatcgcttgaacctgggaggtggaggttgcagtgagctgagtgggtgacagagcgagactctgtctcaaacaaaacaaaacaaaacaaacaaaaatacaactttattggttttaaaaattcaaaagtaatACTCACCGTGGAAATtccaataataaaatatgaagtctcttgcccttccaccccTATTGCATCCTCCTTAGCAACCAGTACTGACAGTTTGTTGTGTATTCTCCCCTCTTTATCCAGGAGCATGCAAATATACATGTGGATAGGTAGGATTTTGTCTCCTCTTAAAATTGGACCATATTGTACTTATTGCTCTACAgctagccttttaaaaaaatggactCATACCCAGCTTGCTTAGGAAAGGAAATAGGTTTGAGGAACAGCTGGGAGTGGGGGCAGTCCCTGGACATTAATCTTGCTTATGGAAAGTATGTTTCCACCCACGTGAGCACCCTTGCCTAACCAAGGAGGAGGCCTGACCACCTACCTTGCCTAACCAGGGAGGGGGCCTGACCATCTACCGCATGACTGAGGCAAGAGCCTACAGCATCAGCCTCGTGGGCCTCCCTGTCCCTCTGACCCACTGAGCCAAGCAGAGCATGAAGGCTTAGAGCCTGAGCACTCCGGGAACCCTAACTTGGTCCTCCTTTATTCCTCAGCCTCTGCAGCTCCCCCTTATTTGACATATGGAAGATTCCAGAGCTGTATAATTCCAAGATAATCAGTCAATATTCACTAAGCATtcattatgtaccaggcactgagcTAAGCACTTGAATGATGTGAACGAGCCTACTCAGATAGGCactcttattatccccattttatagaaagggaaactgaggcacacaggaGTTACCCACCTAGGGTCCCTCTGCCAGGAGTGGTCAGACCTGTGATTTGACCCTAGACAGTCTGGTTCTAGATGCCCGCCATACCCACTTCCACTCTGCTATAGCGAGATTCTGGTTTGGGGATTCTAAGATTCTGTCACTTGAGATTTTGGTGATTCTATAATTCTAAATTCTAGGAGTATGGGATTTCCCTTGACTCTGGATGGAGGGGGTGGTGGACTTCAGGGTGAGAAGATCTCCCTTAATTGAACCCCCATAGAGGCTTATCTTTGTGCTGTTCCTCTGCGTCCCTGCAGGGAAGGACACCACTGGTACCAGCTGCGCCAGGCTCTGAACCAGCGGTTGCTGAAGCCAGCGGAAGCAGCGCTCTATACGGATGCTTTCAATGAGGTGATTGATGACTTTATGACTCGACTGGACCAGCTGCGGGCAGAGAGTGCTTCGGGGAACCAGGTGTCGGACATGGCTCAACTCTTCTACTACTTTGCCTTGGAAGGTACCCTTgctgggagaggggctggggaagggaatgGGTCAGGGAGAGGTTGTGCTCCCTCTCCTCAAGGGCTCCTGGATTCCATATGTCCTGGTTCTGCCTCCTGTGATGGCCTCTGTGCACTACTCAGCTATTTGCTACATCCTGTTCGAGAAACGCATTGGCTGCCTGCAGCGATCCATCCCCGAGGACACCGTGACCTTCGTCAGATCCATCGGGTTAATGTTCCAGAACTCACTCTATGCCACCTTCCTCCCCAAGTGGACTCGCCCCGTGCTGCCTTTCTGGAAGCGATACCTGGATGGTTGGAATGCCATCTTTTCCTTTGGTGAGGACTCCCAGATGGGGCCCAGGGAAGAGAGATGGGGGTGACTCCAGGTCTGTGCATCAGCGGTCTCTCCCAGGCCTTTTCCCTCATGCTACCAGTTGTCGGAGTGGCTCTTGGTCCTTGGAGATCATGACTTTTGGCTTtgtcctttcctcttctctgttgCTTTCACAGGGAAGAAGCTGATTGATGAGAAGCTCGAAGATATGGAGGCCCAACTGCAGGCAGCAGGGCCAGATGGCATCCAGGTGTCTGGCTACCTGCACTTCTTACTGGCCAGTGGACAGCTCAGTCCTCGGGAGGCCATGGGCAGCCTGCCTGAGCTGCTCATGGCTGGAGTGGACACGGTGCGTGAAGGGGGAGGGTGAGACCAGGGGCCCCCAGCTCCCAACCTGAACCAGTTCCCTATTATCCCTCACCTGATCCCGACCTTCATCCCTCCAAGGACCTGCTTCTTTTTCTGTAACATGGATACAGCCCTAGAAGGAAAATAGAGGGCTTGCTCAGCttagccgaggtgggaggacagggGATGGTCCTTTTGTAAGAAGGATGCCATCACCTCCTGGAGCCTCCTCACTCTCTCTGACAGCTGGGAAGTACATCTCCCATCTATCCAACTCTCTTGCTGCAATTTGAATGGAGAGTTGGAAGAGCTCATTCACaagcactttctttcttttttgttttttttaagatggagtctcactctgttgcccaggcttgagtgcagtggcttgatctcagctgactgcaacctctgcctcctgggtgcaagcaattctcctgcctcagcctcccaggtagctgggattacagttgtgcaccaccatgcccagctttttttttctttaaattttagtagagacgggggtttcaccatgttggtcaggctagtctcgaactcctgacctcaaatgatctgcctgcctcggcctctcaaagtaccgggattataggcatgagccattgtgtccaGCCAGCACCTTCTTTCTTTATGGTTCCTATTTCCAGTGCTTTCATCCTGttgggtttctctgtgttgccgtCCCCTCCTCCACTGAAGGTGCGATTCTTCATCATATCGGCCCTCATCCCACTGTGGATTCATGTTTAGCATGGAGACTGCCATGAACCTGCATGTTTTTTCCTGCTAGGCTAGTGGCAAATTCATTTCTCCCACATTTTGCATACACCCACTCATACACCCTCCCATTACTGGCCTCTTTCCTAGAAATCGCCCTCACCTGATCTCCCACTCTATCTTCTAGACATCCAACACGCTGACATGGGCCCTGTACCACCTCTCAAAGGACCCTGAGATCCAGGAGGCCTTGCACGAGGAAGTGGTGGGTGTGGTGCCAGCCGGGCAAGTGCCCCAGCACAAGGACTTTGCCCACATGCCGTTGCTCAAAGCTGTGCTTAAGGAGACTCTGCGGTAGGACAGAATGCTGTTCTGGGGGGCACAGGATCTCTTTGTGGGGAGGGAATCAGAGGAGGAAATCTGAAGTGAAGACAGGTGGGCTGGGGCTAGTGACAAGGATGAGATGGGAGAGGTAGGGGAGAAGGAGTGGGGCACTTTGTACCCCCATGAATCCAGAGCAGACTCCAGACATTCTTTTCCCTGCAGTCTCTACCCTGTGGTCCCCACAAACTCCCGGAtcatagaaaaggaaattgaAGTTGATGGCTTCCTCTTCCCCAAGAACGTGAGTGGGGCTAGAGAGCCCGA encodes:
- the CYP27A1 gene encoding sterol 26-hydroxylase, mitochondrial precursor — encoded protein: MAALGCARLRWALRGAGRGLCPHGARAKAAIPAALPSDKATGAPGAGPGVRRRQRSLEEIPRLGQLRFFFQLFVQGYALQLHQLQVLYKAKYGPMWMSYLGPQMHVNLASAPLLEQVMRQEGKYPVRNDMELWKEHRDQHDLTYGPFTTEGHHWYQLRQALNQRLLKPAEAALYTDAFNEVIDDFMTRLDQLRAESASGNQVSDMAQLFYYFALEAICYILFEKRIGCLQRSIPEDTVTFVRSIGLMFQNSLYATFLPKWTRPVLPFWKRYLDGWNAIFSFGKKLIDEKLEDMEAQLQAAGPDGIQVSGYLHFLLASGQLSPREAMGSLPELLMAGVDTTSNTLTWALYHLSKDPEIQEALHEEVVGVVPAGQVPQHKDFAHMPLLKAVLKETLRLYPVVPTNSRIIEKEIEVDGFLFPKNTQFVFCHYVVSRDPTAFSEPESFQPHRWLRNSQPATPRIQHPFGSVPFGYGVRACLGRRIAELEMQLLLARLIQKYKVVLAPETGELKSVARIVLVPNKKVGLQFLQRQC